Proteins encoded in a region of the Syntrophorhabdaceae bacterium genome:
- a CDS encoding response regulator, giving the protein MAQKRILIIDDDVDFVDLNKAVLENNGFVVETAFSAREGMDKVQFEAPDLILLDLMLEKHDTGFSFAKAIKADPRYKQIPILMISAVAGETGYDFSQDQDGYWMKTDDFVAKPVEPEELVRRINALIERAK; this is encoded by the coding sequence ATGGCACAAAAAAGAATTCTCATCATTGATGACGACGTCGACTTCGTTGATCTCAACAAGGCTGTTCTCGAAAACAACGGCTTCGTCGTCGAAACGGCATTCTCCGCCCGGGAGGGTATGGACAAGGTGCAGTTCGAAGCGCCCGACCTCATCCTGCTCGACCTCATGCTGGAGAAACACGACACAGGTTTCAGTTTTGCCAAAGCGATCAAGGCGGATCCCCGCTACAAACAGATCCCCATCCTGATGATCTCCGCTGTTGCCGGCGAGACGGGATATGATTTCTCGCAGGACCAGGACGGCTACTGGATGAAGACCGATGATTTCGTGGCAAAACCGGTGGAACCGGAAGAACTGGTAAGAAGGATAAATGCTCTCATCGAAAGGGCGAAGTAG
- a CDS encoding 4Fe-4S binding protein, with product MSETGNNDLKLGKGTVKKPLERAKGTRRSRQVLLGTLFLGLLVAGWFYSLIGYFIPLCMVAGVGLAAVRGRKWCNWMCPRGSFADTYMKAISPGRKMPDWLRQTPVRAGVLAFLMAMLAFQIVRLWPDPYAIGRFFVILLTVTSIVGVFLAIFLHQRAWCSICPIGSLSSWVGRNRYQLKMDREACIECGLCAKTCPMQLAPQEMKEGKTMPFRGDCLKCGLCVKGCPKEALSFPT from the coding sequence ATGAGTGAAACAGGAAATAATGATTTGAAGTTGGGAAAGGGAACGGTCAAGAAGCCCCTTGAAAGGGCGAAGGGCACACGGCGTTCCAGACAGGTCCTGCTGGGAACCCTTTTCCTTGGCCTCCTTGTTGCCGGCTGGTTCTATTCGCTCATCGGGTATTTCATCCCCCTGTGCATGGTGGCCGGCGTCGGCCTGGCGGCCGTTCGCGGGAGGAAGTGGTGCAATTGGATGTGCCCTCGGGGTTCTTTTGCGGATACGTATATGAAGGCAATAAGCCCGGGGAGGAAAATGCCCGACTGGCTCAGACAGACGCCGGTGCGGGCCGGGGTTCTTGCATTTCTCATGGCCATGCTTGCCTTCCAGATCGTGCGCCTCTGGCCGGACCCCTATGCCATAGGCAGGTTCTTCGTCATCCTCCTTACCGTCACCAGCATCGTCGGGGTCTTCCTGGCGATTTTCCTTCATCAGCGCGCCTGGTGCTCGATCTGCCCCATCGGAAGCCTTTCCAGCTGGGTCGGCAGGAACCGGTATCAGCTGAAAATGGACAGGGAGGCCTGCATCGAGTGCGGCCTCTGCGCAAAGACATGCCCCATGCAACTTGCCCCCCAGGAGATGAAAGAGGGCAAAACCATGCCTTTCCGCGGCGATTGCCTCAAATGCGGCCTCTGCGTAAAGGGTTGCCCGAAAGAGGCCCTGAGTTTCCCAACATAA
- a CDS encoding [Fe-Fe] hydrogenase large subunit C-terminal domain-containing protein: protein MSEQGRENSRVEVNNRKCRRCFYCVQLCPAKAIKLEKESIRIIPERCILCGNCITGCPHRAMTYQSDASAVRDLIEANENVVACLDPAFPAVLDNVTPWGFSYALKALGFKEVWEGAIGAELISAPYRKLLAGDLQKPVISSFCPVIVSYIEKYLPQLVGNLAPIVSPMIAAGRAIKKAKGEGWRVVYISPCLARMGEMDYKENSGAVDNVITFRDVRFMFAEAGINPRRVDEAPFDGPVPALGRIVPVIGGLNRSLGHSFDVLVGEVSVAYGRRRVMAALNQLARGSIQARFFDLVFCDGCVDGSFVERELSVVGRRQIVSSYAKSQIVPMTASMLQRTLRDFADVDITRNHEPNVQKLPDPSEERIRAVLKKINKLPPHNNLDCRSCGYNTCREKAVAVVQGISEAEYCLPYLLEDSKRVYQQLEKSHRELQQSHQELEQAQFQLIRTEKLAALGQLAAGVAHEINNPLGTITIYAHILARSLDADDPRKEDIDLIISEANRTKEIVQGLLSFARETKLKPGETNINDLIEETLGLLVNQVLFQNIKIKKTFGDDIPMLFADATQLKQVFLNIMLNAAQAMAGKGSLVITTAHDAGMITVKIKDTGPGIPPENVGKLFNPFFTTKEKGTGLGLAISYGIVERHSGQIDVDTELGKGSTFIITLPVDADSAGILSKAKGLAANQNINTGRRNYGTKKNSHH from the coding sequence ATGTCAGAACAAGGCCGGGAAAATTCGAGGGTAGAGGTCAACAATCGTAAGTGCCGCAGGTGCTTCTACTGCGTGCAGCTCTGTCCCGCGAAGGCTATCAAGCTCGAGAAGGAATCGATTCGCATCATCCCTGAGCGCTGCATACTTTGCGGTAACTGCATCACCGGGTGCCCGCACCGGGCCATGACCTATCAAAGTGATGCAAGCGCCGTCAGGGACCTCATTGAGGCGAACGAGAACGTCGTGGCCTGTCTCGACCCCGCATTTCCAGCCGTCCTCGACAATGTGACCCCCTGGGGATTCAGCTACGCCCTTAAAGCCCTTGGGTTCAAGGAGGTGTGGGAAGGGGCCATCGGCGCGGAGCTGATTAGCGCGCCTTACCGCAAGCTTCTTGCGGGCGACCTTCAAAAGCCCGTCATATCCTCCTTCTGCCCCGTCATCGTCTCCTACATCGAAAAGTACCTGCCCCAGCTCGTGGGAAACCTCGCGCCTATAGTTTCCCCCATGATAGCGGCGGGAAGGGCAATCAAGAAGGCCAAAGGCGAGGGATGGCGCGTTGTCTATATCTCCCCGTGTCTTGCCCGGATGGGAGAAATGGACTACAAAGAGAACTCTGGCGCCGTCGATAACGTCATCACCTTCCGCGATGTGAGGTTCATGTTCGCCGAGGCGGGCATCAATCCAAGACGTGTCGACGAGGCGCCTTTTGACGGGCCCGTGCCGGCGCTGGGAAGGATCGTCCCTGTCATAGGGGGCCTCAACCGGAGCCTGGGGCACAGCTTCGACGTTCTTGTCGGCGAGGTCAGCGTCGCCTACGGGCGAAGGCGCGTCATGGCCGCATTGAACCAGCTTGCGAGAGGGTCCATCCAGGCCAGGTTCTTCGACCTCGTCTTTTGCGACGGCTGTGTTGACGGTTCCTTTGTCGAGCGCGAGCTTTCCGTGGTGGGACGCAGGCAGATCGTGTCGAGCTACGCCAAGTCCCAGATCGTCCCCATGACGGCGTCGATGCTGCAGCGGACCCTCAGGGACTTCGCCGATGTGGACATCACACGCAACCATGAACCCAACGTTCAGAAACTTCCCGATCCCAGCGAAGAACGGATACGCGCTGTGCTCAAGAAGATAAACAAGCTTCCCCCGCACAACAACCTCGATTGTCGTTCCTGCGGCTACAACACGTGCCGGGAAAAGGCCGTCGCCGTCGTGCAGGGGATATCGGAAGCGGAATACTGCCTGCCGTACCTCCTGGAAGACTCCAAGCGCGTCTACCAGCAGCTTGAAAAGTCCCACAGGGAACTGCAGCAGTCCCATCAGGAGCTTGAGCAGGCGCAGTTCCAGCTCATAAGGACGGAGAAGCTTGCCGCGCTGGGGCAGCTTGCCGCCGGCGTGGCCCACGAGATAAACAATCCCCTCGGGACGATCACCATTTATGCCCACATCCTGGCCAGGTCCCTTGACGCTGATGATCCCAGAAAGGAAGACATCGACCTTATCATCAGCGAGGCGAACAGGACAAAAGAGATCGTCCAGGGGCTGTTGAGCTTTGCCCGGGAGACGAAGCTCAAGCCCGGCGAGACCAACATCAATGACCTCATCGAGGAAACTCTCGGTCTTCTCGTGAATCAGGTCCTCTTTCAGAACATCAAGATAAAAAAGACCTTCGGGGATGACATCCCCATGCTCTTTGCCGATGCGACACAGCTCAAACAGGTTTTCCTGAATATCATGCTCAATGCAGCCCAGGCAATGGCGGGCAAGGGTTCTCTGGTGATCACGACGGCGCACGATGCCGGCATGATCACCGTAAAAATTAAGGACACGGGACCGGGCATTCCGCCGGAGAACGTGGGGAAGCTCTTCAATCCTTTTTTCACCACGAAGGAAAAGGGGACCGGGCTTGGGCTCGCCATTTCGTACGGCATCGTCGAGCGGCATTCCGGACAGATCGACGTTGATACCGAATTGGGAAAGGGAAGCACATTCATCATCACCCTGCCCGTTGACGCTGACAGCGCGGGGATACTGTCTAAGGCCAAAGGATTAGCGGCAAATCAAAATATAAATACAGGGAGAAGGAACTATGGCACAAAAAAGAATTCTCATCATTGA